The segment GCCAGGCGCTCGTCATCGACCAGCATGACCTTGAGCGGCGATCCGTTCATGGCCGCTCCGGCAGGTCGATGGTGGCGTAGACCCAGCCCGCCTCTTGGCGCAAGGCCAGGCTGGCGCGCTCGCCGCAGGCCAGCTGCAAGCGCTGGCGCGCATTGCGCAAGCCGATGCCGGTGGAGCCGGACGCGCCGCGCAGCTGGCCCGTGTTGGCCACCTCGATCCGCAGCATGTCCACGCCGGTGCTGCGCTGCGCGGCAATGCGGATATCGCCGCCGTCGGCGCTCGCTTCGACGCCGTATTTGACGGCGTTTTCCACCAGCGTTTGCACGGCCATGGGCGGCACGCGCACGTGTTCCAGGTCGGGCGCGCTGATCTCGACCGCGAAGCTGACGCGCAGGCGTTCCTCGAAGCGTATCTGTTCGATGGCCAGGTAGGCGCGCACGGCGTCCAGTTCGGCCGCCAGCGGCACGGTGGGGTGCTGGCCCGATTGCAGCGCGTGGCGCATCAGCTTGGCCAGCTGGTCGATCATGTGCGCGGCCGCGTCGCGGTCTTCGAAGATCAGCGCACGCACGCTATTGAGGCTGTTGAAGAAGAAATGCGGATTGACCTGCGCCTGCAAGGCGCGCAGTTCCGCTTCCCGCCCACGCAGTTGCAGGCGCAGGGTTTCCGCTTCCAGGTGGGCGGCGCGGCGCAGCGACAGCGTGGTGAAGTAAAACACCGTCCAGGTCAAAAATACCCCGAACCAGAACAGCAGCGCGCCGGGCAGCCAGGCGATGCCCCGGATGGTGCCGGGCGGGTACATGACGTGGAAGGCTACCGTCACGCTGGCCGTCTGGATGGCGGCCAGCACCATCAGCGACGGCACGATGCGTTTCCAGCGCAAGCCGTTTGCCGCCCAGCCGCGCCGGAGCAGGACGCCATGCCACAGGTGCGACAGCAGCAGCCCGCCCAGCGAGCCCCAGCAGGCAATCGTCACGACGATGCGCAGCTGCGAGGAGCCGCCATACACGCTGTTGAACAGGGCGAGGGCGCCCCAGCCGGCCAGCTGGAAGGTCCAGTACCAGTTGATCCTGGCCAGCAGCGGCGGCCGGTGCACGGGCAGGTTCACCGCTTAGTCCAGGAACTGTTCAATGCGTGCAACCATCCAGTCCGGCTGGTCGTACATGATGAAGTGGCGCGCCGTGTCGGCCAGCGCGATCCGCACGCCGGGCAGTTGTGCATACTGCTGCTGGAAGGTCGCTTCGATGGCGGCGCGCGGCGCGTAATCCTTGTAGGCGATCCAGGTGCCCAGCACCAGGGTCGGCGATTTGATTTTCGCCACATCCTGGCGCAGGTCGCTGGCAATCAGGGTGCCCATGGCGTTGATGACCGTTTCGCGGTCCGAGCGCTGGCCCCAGCCGATGATGCGTTCCACATCGGCCGGCGCGCTGGCCATGCCGCTTACCGTGCGGCGCTGGCTGGCGCTGGCGCCGGCCGCATCCTGGGCCCGCATGGCCGCTTGCATCTGCGTCGCCATGGCTTGCAGCTGTTCCGGCGTGCTCGATGGCAGCTGCGCCGCGCCCAGCGCCGGCAGCGAGTCGACGATCACCAGCTTGCCCGTCTGCCGCGGATGGTCGATGGCCATTTTCAGGGCCACGAAGCCGCCCAGGCTATGCCCGATGATGGCCGGCTGGGCCAGTTTTTTCGCCACGATGTAGTCGGCCAGTTGCTGTTCCGCCTGCGCCAGCAGGTCGCCTGCGATGGCCGGCACGCCGGCAAAGCCGGCCAGGGTCAGCACGTGGCATTGGCGCGTGGCTTGCGGGCCGCACAGGCGCGCCACCGTGCCTTGCCAGACTTCGCCCGATGACGCCAGGCCGGGAATCAGGATCAGCGGGCGGCCCTGGCCCGTGACCTCGGCCGTGAAGGCTGTGGGCGCGGCGGCCTGGCCGGCGCCCGCCAGCAGCACGCCGGCGAGCAGGATACAAGTTTGCAGTGTTCGTTTCATTGGGTACTCCTCCTTGACGACCATGCTAGCGGCGCCGGCGTGCGGCCGCCAGCGCCGCGGGATGAGCGGCGGCAGGGCGGGATGAGCGGTTCATATCCACACATCCTGATCCTGGCAATGGTCGGGAAGGTAGGTCAGGTACTGCACCAACCGCGGCACCGGGCCGCGGTTGGGCGTGGCGCAATGGGGCAGGGCCTGGTGCCAGAGGAGGAAATCGCCGGCCATGCCGGCGACAGGCACGGGCCGCAAGTTGTCGACGGCCCACTCGCGCGGCTGGCGGCCCGGCGGCACTTGCCGCAGCCAGTCGGCCATGCGATGCTGGAAGCCGGGCACGCAGTGAAAGGCGCCGTATTGCGCGGGACAGTCGCTCAGGTACAGCATGCCTTGCAGCTTGAATGGTACAGGCTGTTGCAGGCTGACGTCCCAGTGCAGGGCGCTGCCCAGGAAGCGGTGCTGCGGTGTTTCCGGCGGATTGAAGCTGACCTTGTCGATGCTGGCGTAGATGCCGGTATCGATACCATACAGTTGCTGGCAGGCGTGGCGGATGTGCGCGCAGTGGCGGTTTTCCTCGAGGGCAGGATGGTCGGAAAACTGCAGCATCAGGCCCCGCTTGCCCGGGTGTGG is part of the Janthinobacterium sp. 67 genome and harbors:
- a CDS encoding phytanoyl-CoA dioxygenase family protein, yielding MDDWPHLHELWQRCTGHANASGTSGLARDHRDIKALYARGISMEDAMQFLFQQRPTLEAFQAWLAGRTRVRPAHVASPHQDVLSAADLRYFEEHGYLVLRSAVPRAQCAAARAAIWDYLGASPDEPASWYQPHPGKRGLMLQFSDHPALEENRHCAHIRHACQQLYGIDTGIYASIDKVSFNPPETPQHRFLGSALHWDVSLQQPVPFKLQGMLYLSDCPAQYGAFHCVPGFQHRMADWLRQVPPGRQPREWAVDNLRPVPVAGMAGDFLLWHQALPHCATPNRGPVPRLVQYLTYLPDHCQDQDVWI
- a CDS encoding sensor histidine kinase, which gives rise to MNLPVHRPPLLARINWYWTFQLAGWGALALFNSVYGGSSQLRIVVTIACWGSLGGLLLSHLWHGVLLRRGWAANGLRWKRIVPSLMVLAAIQTASVTVAFHVMYPPGTIRGIAWLPGALLFWFGVFLTWTVFYFTTLSLRRAAHLEAETLRLQLRGREAELRALQAQVNPHFFFNSLNSVRALIFEDRDAAAHMIDQLAKLMRHALQSGQHPTVPLAAELDAVRAYLAIEQIRFEERLRVSFAVEISAPDLEHVRVPPMAVQTLVENAVKYGVEASADGGDIRIAAQRSTGVDMLRIEVANTGQLRGASGSTGIGLRNARQRLQLACGERASLALRQEAGWVYATIDLPERP
- a CDS encoding alpha/beta fold hydrolase produces the protein MKRTLQTCILLAGVLLAGAGQAAAPTAFTAEVTGQGRPLILIPGLASSGEVWQGTVARLCGPQATRQCHVLTLAGFAGVPAIAGDLLAQAEQQLADYIVAKKLAQPAIIGHSLGGFVALKMAIDHPRQTGKLVIVDSLPALGAAQLPSSTPEQLQAMATQMQAAMRAQDAAGASASQRRTVSGMASAPADVERIIGWGQRSDRETVINAMGTLIASDLRQDVAKIKSPTLVLGTWIAYKDYAPRAAIEATFQQQYAQLPGVRIALADTARHFIMYDQPDWMVARIEQFLD